A window of the Alnus glutinosa chromosome 4, dhAlnGlut1.1, whole genome shotgun sequence genome harbors these coding sequences:
- the LOC133867082 gene encoding extradiol ring-cleavage dioxygenase-like, with protein MDTFYISHGSPTLSFDDSIPARHFLKSWKEKGLCQRPRAILVVSGHWDTPVPAVNVISGRNDTIHDFYGFPKHMYQMKYPAPGAPELAKRVKELLLASGCKRVDEDRKRGLDHGAWVPLMLMYPEADIPVCQLSLQSDRDGTYHYNMGKALASLKDEGVLIIGSGSTTHNLRNILPPNSPVPSWASDFDAWLKDALLQGRFEDVNHWDVKAPCPKMAHPWPDHFYPLHFAMGAAGENTKAKLMHHSWDMGTLSYASYQFTAATS; from the exons aTGGACACGTTCTACATATCGCATGGATCGCCGACGCTGTCATTTGACGATTCGATACCGGCGAGGCATTTCTTGAAATCATGGAAGGAGAAAGGGCTATGCCAGAGGCCCAGAGCCATTCTCGTCGTTTCCGGACACTGGGACACGCCCGTGCCCGCCGTCAACGTTATTAGCGGCCGCAACGACACCATCCATGATTTCTATGGCTTCCCCAAACACATGTACCAG ATGAAGTACCCTGCACCGGGAGCTCCAGAATTGGCAAAGAGGGTGAAGGAACTGCTACTGGCATCAGGCTGCAAGCGTGTTGACGAAGATAGAAAACGTGGGCTTGACCATGGCGCATGGGTCCCCCTGATGCTGATGTATCCAGAGGCAGATATCCCAGTTTGTCAACTCTCTCTTCAGTCAGATAGGGATGGTACTTATCACTACAACATGGGCAAGGCACTGGCTTCTCTTAAGGATGAAGGTGTTCTAATCATAGGTTCTGGTAGTACTACTCATAACTTAAGGAACATTTTGCCCCCAAACAGTCCTGTTCCTTCCTGGGCTTCGGATTTTGATGCCTGGCTTAAAGATGCTCTTCTTCAAGGAAG ATTTGAAGATGTGAACCATTGGGATGTGAAGGCACCCTGTCCTAAAATGGCTCACCCTTGGCCAGATCACTTTTACCCATTGCATTTTGCCATGGGTGCTGCTGGTGAAAACACAAAGGCAAAACTCATGCACCATAGCTGGGACATGGGTACTCTTTCTTATGCCTCTTACCAGTTCACGGCAGCTACCAGCTGA